Within the Drosophila melanogaster chromosome 3R genome, the region TGACTATCGATCATATCTTCATCTGGATCTTTGTGGTGTTGAGATGCATCCTCGGTAATGACACTAAGATGCTTATTCATGGCAAATGATCCAAAACAATCAGGTATGTCGACATCCTTAGCATTTGTATTCCTTAGCGTAATTGGACTTTGCTCATTAGATATAGACCGTTTTTTTTCTGTTGATCTCAAGCAATCGCCATCATGACCTTTGAACTGTCGGTCACCCTGTGTTGTATCTGGAGTCCAATCAGTCCAATCCGCGTTCTCGTCTTGACTGGGATATTGCACCCCAATGGAGGCACTTGATCTGCTGAGCTGAACCGCCGCCTCCACTTTCTCGGTGCGAAATGCGAAGTGAGGTTCCTGGTAGTCGCGCGTCTTGCGCCTCGTCTTGATGTTAATGGGACTATTTCCACGATCTTGATATGTCTTTGGCACACTCCTCTGGCGATGATAATGAggatgatgacgatggcgTGTGCAGCAGCTCGAAAGATAATCTCTTTGTGAGCGCGATTGCGATGTCGCAGTTGTAGGAATGTCACTTCTGCAGTCTACAGGATAATCGGGTCCATCAATCACCTCTGCGTCGCAGCCCTCGGAATGGTGCTTTCCTGATCTGGAGTGGGCAGTGCAAAGGCTACAAGCCGAGGACTCTTGTGCGCAGACGCATGATCTTGCTCTGTGCCTGGTAACTAAAGAACCTTTTGAAATCCTACTTTCCAATGGACATGAATACGAGTGGCTTACTTCTTGAGTTTTGCGGTAATTGGGCCTTtcttttatttccattttatatGACTCTACCTTGAACTGTTTTGGTCTAGTCCACTTATCTATATTTGCCACATTTGCCATTTGAACGTGTTCTCGTGAAGGATCTGTCGATGGACTGTCATAGTCCTGGTAGCCTGCTTCCGATTTACTTGAATACTCTGAGGCCATGCTGCTCCCATAACTCCCACTTCCCGGACCCCTGGACAAGGATTGTTGATGGGACCTACGCAGCTTGGATCTGTTTATATTGTAGACGCGAAAAGCGCACTCTGCCTTCTCTTGTCGTTCCTTAGACTCTTCCAAGATTTCGCTACATATCTGACTATAGCTTTTGGAACGATCACTGGATAGCAGGCTCTGCTGAGACCAGGACGGCGAGTCATCGTGATCACTTGAAATGTACTCTGTGTCCTTGGGCATACCTCCGTCCTCATTTCCCGAATGGAGATTGTCTTTTGAATGCTTGCTGTATTTTCTTGTCCTATTAGAGCAGTTCAACATTGCCTTTCCCCTGTATCCTGGAGAGTCCTGGACGTTCCGTCCGCGGCACACCTTCTTGAGAACTAAGTTCCTTACTCGTTCCTTACTCTTACTCTTATCTCCTCCCGATTCAGAATCGTCCAGGTCCTTTGCCGACACACTTCTGGCGCTTATGTAGTGCTGACCATGACGGGACTTGGGAGGGCTTTACAATTGCGACTAAAGCAAATTGGAGAGTCTACTTACCATTTCTAATCAGAGATCTTCTTGGGTGTAGCTGCAGGGGAATGGGGGACGGAACTGAATACCTGGCATCTATTGCCGGGCAACCCCGATCTATAGAGCTTGCAGGTTTCCCCACTGAAAGGGTCTTGCTTTCAGCAGGCCCATTAATTACCGGGCCAACTCAACTTGGCAGCCACAAGGGAGCCAAGTGGCCATATGGACCGTTGGCCCGAAAAACAGAACTCAATTAGCTAAACCAACGAAAACTCACTCACCATCTCAACATCGAGAACTTCACATTGCCCACACACAACGAGCCGCCGACAAATGGAAGTGCATCAAGTTCTAGAGAGGCACACGAAAATGGGCGGGAAAGAGGCGGATTTGAGGGGCATGCAACTGCGGCCCATTAGTGTCACTTAGCAGCTAATTATGCTGCGCCCGAgaattactttttaatttgttgctcTGTGCCCCgtaccaaaataaataaacgcgCGCGCCAAGAACTTCAAG harbors:
- the laf gene encoding labial associated factor, isoform B produces the protein MSRHGQHYISARSVSAKDLDDSESGGDKSKSKERVRNLVLKKVCRGRNVQDSPGYRGKAMLNCSNRTRKYSKHSKDNLHSGNEDGGMPKDTEYISSDHDDSPSWSQQSLLSSDRSKSYSQICSEILEESKERQEKAECAFRVYNINRSKLRRSHQQSLSRGPGSGSYGSSMASEYSSKSEAGYQDYDSPSTDPSREHVQMANVANIDKWTRPKQFKVESYKMEIKERPNYRKTQEVSHSYSCPLESRISKGSLVTRHRARSCVCAQESSACSLCTAHSRSGKHHSEGCDAEVIDGPDYPVDCRSDIPTTATSQSRSQRDYLSSCCTRHRHHPHYHRQRSVPKTYQDRGNSPINIKTRRKTRDYQEPHFAFRTEKVEAAVQLSRSSASIGVQYPSQDENADWTDWTPDTTQGDRQFKGHDGDCLRSTEKKRSISNEQSPITLRNTNAKDVDIPDCFGSFAMNKHLSVITEDASQHHKDPDEDMIDSQLSNSVLLETYDEGEKYAYSYQYSYKPEICNNNQFVSDESDLKVSSKEGYQMDQEVRDYVMDKQELVHEGGSDASLSEVAKSKSFLSLKIYDADEALMEIPEDFEGPAIVLDDDADFLDITLTDDEEKIRAKLMAAALTTRKTTSSISPNISLRTRSPIEPSSLSYKPNVIFTRRSEVIKDNYTPRPDDRVALLAEKFLQSFSESAPNDYGWKPSKQEVTSAVSISHLFNENGVTRRGGDTPLCGDRQLLSVEFNRKLQRQLKVIVESFQ
- the laf gene encoding labial associated factor, isoform A, coding for MSRHGQHYISARSVSAKDLDDSESGGDKSKSKERVRNLVLKKVCRGRNVQDSPGYRGKAMLNCSNRTRKYSKHSKDNLHSGNEDGGMPKDTEYISSDHDDSPSWSQQSLLSSDRSKSYSQICSEILEESKERQEKAECAFRVYNINRSKLRRSHQQSLSRGPGSGSYGSSMASEYSSKSEAGYQDYDSPSTDPSREHVQMANVANIDKWTRPKQFKVESYKMEIKERPNYRKTQEVSHSYSCPLESRISKGSLVTRHRARSCVCAQESSACSLCTAHSRSGKHHSEGCDAEVIDGPDYPVDCRSDIPTTATSQSRSQRDYLSSCCTRHRHHPHYHRQRSVPKTYQDRGNSPINIKTRRKTRDYQEPHFAFRTEKVEAAVQLSRSSASIGVQYPSQDENADWTDWTPDTTQGDRQFKGHDGDCLRSTEKKRSISNEQSPITLRNTNAKDVDIPDCFGSFAMNKHLSVITEDASQHHKDPDEDMIDSQLSNSVLLETYDEGEKYAYSYQYSYKPEICNNNQFVSDESDLKVSSKEGYQMDQEDYVMDKQELVHEGGSDASLSEVAKSKSFLSLKIYDADEALMEIPEDFEGPAIVLDDDADFLDITLTDDEEKIRAKLMAAALTTRKTTSSISPNISLRTRSPIEPSSLSYKPNVIFTRRSEVIKDNYTPRPDDRVALLAEKFLQSFSESAPNDYGWKPSKQEVTSAVSISHLFNENGVTRRGGDTPLCGDRQLLSVEFNRKLQRQLKVIVESFQ